In the genome of Zygosaccharomyces rouxii strain CBS732 chromosome G complete sequence, the window TTAAGATCAATAGATTCTCTACTTGTCTTTACAGTGAAACCTTGTAATAAACGTTGAGTAGAACCCTTATCAATAACACCTCTATTTTGTAAAAACTGTAATCCCAAATAGGCTGAAGCACCTAGGAAGACCagtaatgatgaaattttaccaacTACGACCCCTAAAAACACACCTAGGATTGATCCGTAGCATAGTTGTCTGTAatccaatttaccattgaAACGACTTCTAGCTCTGGTTGTCTCAGGTTCTCTTGATGGTAATCCAAGTTCTTGGCCCTTATGTAGTGATGCTGGTGAATTAACCTCCACAATAGCATCGTTATAAATTGTTTTACAGACCCATGGTGTACCAATGCCAATTGATGCTGCCAATGTTAATCCGGTCGCAACTTTTGTTGGCCTCAATTGGAATGCAGAAAGTGTAGCCCTTGTACTTGTTGGTCTAAAAGTAGTGCTAATACCCCTGGAGGATGTTGTTTTAAAGATGTTTAATAGCGTACGTGGTGCGGTAAAAGGTCTCATACTGGGGAATTTGCTTAACTCAGATAGTTGGACTTACTCGAGGATTCTTTATGTATTTCTATTATACTTAGGAACAATGAGAACCGTTTATCCCCTTTCCCCACATCCTTTTTATATCCAATATCTTGAGAGCAAGTTTAACACGGGGAGGTACAGTTCTTTCAGCCCTTTTGCGAGCCACGTAAACCGTTGTTGAATCAACAAAACGGTAAAACCGAATTGTTGATAATTAGCGCGTGTCTAAATAATATAAAGTTCTATATCTATACCCAATTTTGTAACTAACAACACGCCCTTGTGTgaacaataataatagtagtaataataatgaatgATTGTATAAATAcaatttccttctctttcaataataaaagtGATGGCGATCAGTTGATATATTAATATCTGTGTAATTTAGTCTTCATGATTTGTTTAACTTAGTTAATATTTTTTAATTTAtctttgttgttgattGTACTGTAATTGGGCTCCAGCAGCAGTCGTCTCAAAATCCTTTGTTCTCGAAGGATTTGTCACTTTAAGACCTTCGTCATGAGATGATATGGTTGAGTTGTTTGAAGATAATATAGCTGTTGGGACCGCTGCAGTTGTAGTTgtagtggtggtggaagAATGGAAAGGTACCCCACCTACTGGTGCCTTTGCTGGCGCATTACCACTAACTCTCAATTTTTGCACATATTCCTCTAAACGGTGCCACTCTTCTTGTCGTTCTTGCTTACGTTTTTGAGTTTCTTTAACGCTAGAGATGTACAATGAATTACAATTTTCGTAAAGTACGGGGTTTGTTTCTAGGAAAATCTTTAAAGCCTTAAAAGCCATAGCATGGATGGCTCTATTCCAAGAGCCAGAATTAATTGCTTGTTCAACAAGCATATATGGATCCGAGGTTCCATCTTCCTCATTTGCCGTATCTATCTCCAATTGTGAAGTTAATTCGTAGAGCGCCGGGAAAATGATCGGTAAAATCACTTCAGCGTTTTCAATGCATAGGTTCAAAAAATATTCATTATTCCAATAACTTAAAACTTTTTCAGCCACTTGGAAATGTGGCGATGAAATGCATTTTGccaattgaacaaaaagtGGAACTTCCACCTTAATAAATTCTAATGGTTCAATGACTTCAAaaatatcttcaatttcgTTTAAAAACATAATTTCCTTTGTCGAATTAATCTTTGGCCAATAACGTAGTAGACCCATGACAACTTCTTCAGTTAGTAACGgttccttttccaaaaattgcaCAATACAATAGGCCAATTGTGGATGGTATAATGATAAACAGCGAACTTTATGCAGTGGAATTAAGACCCTAACTAAGAAAATCTTGTGTTCTTCCTTCAAAGGTAAAGCAAATCCGTTAATAATAGACCCCAAGATCTCTAAAAGTTCAGCAACACCGTTGAACCTTTCAGTTTCATAGGTGAATTGTAAGAAAATGTTATTGATGGACCGGCGAATAAAGCTTCTCAATGACAAAAATTTCCCATATATTCTATGCAATGTGGTCTTGAGACAGTCTCTTTCTCTAATATCCTCACTATCAAATAGTTCTAACaatttaatgataaaatcttGATCGATGTACTGCTTGGCAATTTGATGGTTGAAATCAGGACTTTCCACGAATCTTAGGAAAAATTCATAAACTAGTTGCATGTGCGGCCATGCCAATTCATTGACCGGCTCGTCTTCGTCAGGATCATAAACATCACCGATTGGGTTTACTGGAGGTGGGATGGGCCTGAAAAGGTTGACTTTAAACATGGCAACCACATGAGCGTACATTTCATGCGTGTAGGTGAATCTATTTGTCACGATAAATTCAattaattcttgtaaagtgGTACGcttgatttctttaccTTGAATATCAAAGCTGGGATCGTTGAAATCAAACATAGTATTACATTGATCAACTTTAGCGATGAAAAGTGGGATTGTTTCCTCTGGTGAAACTGATTCAAAATCAGGTAACTTCGCCAATTGTGTATAACGTGAAGGTTCAAATCTTGATGATGAATGACGTTGAGGTATCTTAATGAGGTCTAATTCACTATCAGGGTTTAATTTAGTCGGCGTGGgtaatctttcaaaagaatgaGACGATCTCGGAATATCTATACCCGTTGGCGACGATGGTGATGCTTGAGGTCCAGCGAGATCCTTTGCTGAGCCTGTCATGGAAGCAGCACTAGATTGTAAAGGAGATGCAAAAACGGGTGGGgatccaccaccaccaccaccgccGCCGCCCGTAGGAGAGCTGGGAGGTACTGCCGCAGTAGCACCAATAAAAGTAGGTTGAGAACCATTTGCAGAATTCGTCTGTGGTGAAGCGTTTGGCTGTTGTTGTCTTGATCCATCTCTAGTGACCGTTAAGGTTGGTGTGCTTGAACCATTGTCTGATCTCGAGGTCGTTCCAGGTCCTGGAGTAGTAGACCCACCGCCGCTCGTCCTTGAACTGCTAGAAACCGGTGTCGCATTTCTACTATTATTGTTTGAACctcttgaagatgaaccaTTACTACCACTAGAACTGGTTTTTTGCTTGTTTGAATTAGATGAGGAAGAATGTTGCTTAGAAGAGGACGAAGACGAACCAGAGCTCCCTTGTGGATTTCTGGTTTTTTCTAATGAAGATCTATTACTCGAACCGCCCCCAATACCGGTATTTTGAGCGGAACTCGAGTTAGAACTTGTCGATCCACTTCTACTAACACCTCCCGACGTCGAGGACTCCTTCTCCTtgtctttcttcttattattTGTGCTGGAAGAACCACCAGTCGCCTTTCTTATAAGCTTTTGCTTAAATCCACGCATCATCTtgcaaagaaagagaaaaaaaaaatggttttAAAGGGAATTCTCTATCCTATTATCCCAAGCGAGCTTTATTCTTACTGCCGTTATAGTTACTATTGTTCACTATTATGCCAAACCTAAAACACTAGCAACTTAAAACAGCTCCTTAGttcttttttgaaaaggaagaatcCAACAGCGGCAACAGCAGCTGAATCAATGGCAATAAATAGGATTCAATGATCCTTAAAGATAAACAACAGGAAACTAATCCAACCTCTAGCTTAGGTTTTATAATTTCCAAAGTTACTCGAGTTTTTACTCTGACAAGAAGCTGATAGATTGAAAGGGGGGCAGAAGAGAAAGTTGAACGTGTTGTTGTTTTCGAACAGGTATTACCCGGACACATTCCGTATGGATCCGTATCACGTGACACAGGGTCCTCTTATAGGTATACTGGTAAACTATATGGGCTTCAAGAACACTGCAAATCGTCAATTGTTCTAGACAATGTATTCCGAGTTATTTATCCAGCTATTTATTTACTTACTCCATGCATTAGTTTATTTTCAAGAGTTCTGGAGCCTTGTAATAAATCATCAGGTATGCCGTGAAACCTTTACCGTTTGGGTCCAATGTACCGTCTTCATTAATTTCGCCTTCACCGAATTTAAATTCTTGAACGACTTTGTAGCCGAAATATTCGTAAACGGATTTTGCATGCTCATTAATGGCCTCTAAGATACATGCGCAATTATCTTCGTCAGCCCTTTTCTTATAATCCTCTAAGATTTTCCTCACGGAACCTCTGACGTTGCGTTGTGTAGGATCTTTACCAATCATGAAAAGGTAGTAATAGTCCATTCCCGCTGGTAATACTTCCAACTTGCGCTCATCTAATCTTTCGAAGAAAATTTCGTTAAATTTGGGATCATCACTGTAGGTATGTGGTAGATGACGTCCAGGCGACGACCAAACACCAACGGCATCAAAATCCTTGGCCTGCACGACTTCACCTCCCAAGTCATGGTACCATGCTATCAAATATGTTAGCATTGCATTTAAGCGGCATCTGGACATTGGTTCATCTAATGAtagtttgaaaaatttccttAGCAAATAATCATTAGCTGATGAATCTGCAAATGCCCTACAAAGCGTCTTAGAAGCCtgatccaattcttcaagacTATCCAGTGGTTGGACGGTTCTTGAATGTTTCCCCGTCTCGAGGTCAATCGAATGTGTTGGTGGAGTTAGAGCTGACATTTAGTGGTTGTGTTCAGGTATTATATTGATGGTCTCATTGAAAGGAAGTAACCTCTGAGCAATCTCAACAAGTGGGAACACCTTTAGTTTAAATATTCTAGAGCGACCGCACTGATCAGTTTGTATTTGACGCCTTTGAAGGCTTATGCTTCCCAGAGTAGCATACGATGAGCCCTTGAGACCAGTATGACTCTTTTGAACACCGCGATTAAGCAGATTTGATGGCGGGTTCGGTCAAATCCCGCCGTGAAGGAAAAATATACCCGGAACTAGGGCTCACTTTCAGCCAATTAGGGTTCCGTCGCAACAGGCTGCCGTAAGCAgcaaaaaaagaaaagagcCAGGTGTCAGTGTGTCACTCATataaaaacaataatagAATGATGTAAAATATACATGacaaatatatatatatagtGCCGTTATATAATCAAGGCAAAAGCCAAACGAATAGATGCATGATCACACAGCCTTGTAACCTGTACTGTAATCGGTAGACAGAATAGCGTCCAAAACTTCAGGTCCAACAGCGTCAGCATACTCTTCATCGTCCAAGTTGGATTTAGGACCATGGTATTCCTTTTTCTTGTAGACCCAGTAATATATCAGTGAGAGGAGCCAGGTACCAGGTCCAATGACACAAGCGTAGTTCATATTTTCCTTGTTAATGCCATTCTTTTGAGTTGGGAACATAACcataatgatgatgaatgCCATAAAAACCACTGTGGTCCAATTGACCACCGGTGACCAAAATTTACCCAAATAAAACGGACCAGGTCTGAAGACATCTCTGCCCCAGGTAAGTCTTAAGAAGTTGGGAGTTACCCACGCCAAATAGTTACCTGCGATGGCAAGACTGAAAAGTGCTTCAGCGGCAGCATCATCGATTAGAATCAATAGACCTAAAACTAAGGACATTAGCCCACTACAGATAGAAGCATAAAAGGGAACATGGAATTTAGAATcaaccttcttcaaaatgttGGATAATGGCATACCGTCATCCCTTGCGAAAGCCCATATTTGTCTTGAAGCTGCAGTCATGGAGGATGCTCCcatcaaaaattgacaGAAGGCCATTAGAgctaaaaatgcaattgtCCAGTTTTTACCCAGCGAATCAAATATAATCTGTGCCATACCCAATTGGTAAGGGCTATTCATAACACGGTTCATGTCCTTATCAATACATGCCATCAAAACAATGTTAATAACCCATCCTAAGATCCAACATACAAAGATCGACCCCATAATACCAATGGGGACAGCTTTGGAGGCATCCTTTGCTTCTTCTGCCTGATGTACACAGGAATCAAAAGAACTAATAGTCCAAACAATAGGTGTAAACCCAGCCAAGAAAAATTGCCAGCCGTTAGACCAATCGCTCAAGTTCTCAAATTTGCCAAAGATGAAGCTCCCATCGTTAAATCCACCACGATTAACCTTCGTACCAATGGGTAGGGCAATCAAAAATAACACGATGATAAACAAATTCGAGTAGATACTAATGGATTGCATCTTTGCTAACCATCCCGATGCAACACACGTTACCATGATGGTGAGGATCACACATCCCGCATACACACCATACAATTTACCTTGGGTTATATCCCAGTTCCCATCTTTGGAAACAACAACGGCGGCCAGCACCTCTTCTGCAAATCCGTAATCGATGGAACAAACTCCTGCAGCCAAAGCTAACGAATTTCCAATACCAATTACAAACGATATCGCTGCTTTATAACCTTCAGGCGCATAATGATAAGTCCAGAAATAAAGACCACCGGCCGTTGGAATTGCGCTTGAATTCTCGGCCATGGTTACACCAActaaaaagatgaagataccGGCAATAAACCACCCCCAAACTGTAGAAACTGGACCACCAGCAAGACCGTCATCTAGTTCACTGGCAATCGAGGGCAATAGACCCATGATTGAGAATGCAATACCGAAGACCTgtaaagtggaaaattttctttccaGTTCAGGCTTATACCCAATTTCTGCCAACAACtgattatcatcattagaGGTAGCTGCATTGATGTAATTTACCTCACCTGCTCCAGTTCTCGAACGAATAGATCTGATACGACCTGCAGATGTATAAACTTGTACGTCACCTTTCCCAAGGGAGGGGACTGGAGATATCCTCAGACTTTTACTGTCAGACATCTTGTGCTATTTCGGCTGTCGGTTACCGTCGCATTCCAAATGGAGGTGAGATTTAATTGAATATTCCATCCATTTTTTATATTATACTCGTATCCATCCTTATCAAGGGTCCCCAATCAAAAACTTAATCAATCTTATCGATGTTGAGATCCCGCCATGACAACTGACATCAAAAGCGTATCGTTACCATCATTGGACCATTGTTGAGCGAGCGGAAATCCAGACGGCAACATCCACCGCgataaatgaaaaatttgaaaatcatTGCGAATGATAAAAGGATGGACGACAAAAGCCTTTAAAAACTTTTACTTCACTCTCGAAGACTACTATCGTAAAGCAAATCATTGCTTTTACGCAAGTAGTTGCATCTTGCAAATGCATAAACACTgtcaaagaagaaaagagaaaactGCTGCAAGAGCCAGTGGGCTCTGGGCAATTACTGCTTGGAAATTTGACGTAATTCTCGAACtggaaagagaagagaCCTAATTTCATGGCAAatgatgaacaatttgatagTCGATCAGTAGCAGAACATTTTGATGTTGAGATAATCCAAAGAATATAATCAGAACCGCTACTCTGAGCCATGCTTAGGAAAACTTCCTTTAGTAGAACTACAGTCTTGTCTTACGTCTTCTTGCACCTTCACGAGCCCAGAATTCATCTCTGTAGATTTCCCAACCTTCTCTGACCTCCGCACTGAATGCCCTTGGATTGAGGACCAGTTTGACGTCGACAGCACCTATTCGAGGTTGTGATCGTATAGTTACTGACCTCCAAAATGTCACTAGGGCGTTAGATTCACTTAGCCTTAGAGTCTTGGTCAGCATGTAGATGTTTATGAATGCCACATTACGACTAACAAATCTGACGTAATCTGTAAACTGTTCATTCCATGTAGAATGAACTTTAACCAGTTTAACGTTAAATTGTCGAACGCCCTTGTTTGTGGATGTAAAGAACCTTCGAGGAATGACAATAGTTCTCTTGTACTCACCTCCTAGATGGAATAAAGCTACAGTAATGGCTATGAACAGCAGCAGAAACTGTAAAATGAACCTATGGAATCCTGTAATGGCATCATGGGTGAAATACAACTCATAAAATGCAAATCCAGCAACCCCTGCCAATGAAGATAGGAAAAGTGTGAATTCCCATTTGAGGATTTTTTGCCTATGAGCTTGATGCCTTAAATCGTCTTCTAGTATCAACAGATTCCTAAAGATCTTGGACGCCGACGTGATATCACTCGAACTCTTGACATTCTTACCACTAGAAGTCCTACTGCTCGACCTTTTACGTTCACTACCTGCTTGTGAACTAATACTGCTGCCACTGACGTTCAATCTACTGCTACGAGCAGTTGATGTCGACTTTTTAGATACTTCCAAATTAGCCTCCGTTTCGTCCAACTTGGACTGGAGATTCTCCATCGATCAAATTGTATCTCGAGAGTTCAACCTCAGTCTATCACGACGTCACTAAGACGATTAATCCAAGTGGAATTTTTGATGGTTTGTATACCAGTTCTTTTAGCCTTGAATGCTGTTTAACATGTGGATAACATCATTAGGGCGATGCGCTCTTTCATGATGATGCCCAAGAAGGAACTCTCTGGCAAAGGGAAGAACCAAAAGCTCTAGGCTCCCAATATTGAAGCTGGGAATTATTGCCCTTCTGACCGCATCCAATTGAATAATGCTAGACTATATGGATTACGTTCAGAGACAGTTTGAAAAGAGCACTGATTGGAATTACGATAATAGCTATGCCAATATTTTGGCCAGTTCGAGGAATATACTGGATTTCCCAGTCCCCAACCAGTTCAAGTTCCAACTATCGAACAATTCTACCCCTCATACGTTTAATACCATGGAAGTCTTTAGTAGAAAGATATTCAACGGTTCGATGACTTACCTATATACAGATGCTGAGAAcatggataaattggtaCACGATTCTAATTCTATCAGTTTACAAGATGTGACGGACACTTACAGATACGTACAACCTTATTACACGCATAAGCCCAGTTCTAATGGTGATAATCATGTCAGATCGCTTTACTATGGGAAAATGTCATATCCAAGTCCCAATCTGGAAGCCATGCTCATCAAAAGGCTCAATGAAAGTACGCAACTGACGTTACAATGCGTTAGTAGCTTTAATGGATTTAACATATTGACAGGTTATTGGCAACATGATACTGGTAGGAATAGACATGAAGTGATAATGTCCACCAATGACCTCTTATGTGGATACAGGTATCTACACAATTTCTTGGGGACACCTTCCAAGTTGAAGACATCATTGTACAATAATTTTAGCCTTTCTTTAGGTGGCGAAGTATGGTTAGGTATAGTTACTTTGAGTCCTGGATGTTCCACTACTCTAAGGTATTGCACACATTCACCCACCACTGGTAGACCACAGACTTTGACGCTAACGTGGAATCCACTTTTTGGTCACATTTCCTCCACTTATACCGCAAAGAcaagttcatcatcaacattttCTACCAAATACGATTTTAACCTGTACTCAATAGAATCAAACCTTTCATTTGGATGTGAATTTTGGCGCCGTGGGTACCAAGAAAGTTCACCTCAGttacaagaacaaattAATGGGCATGCGTCTGAACCTAAAGATCGTATAATGTACTACCACATGATGGCACCCGATAGTAGGAACTCAATATCACCAAGAGCCAATTCGCCACAAGAACGACAATTACTGGAAGATTTAACCATTGCATTCTCTTCGTCTTTAAAGAAGATcgacaaagaaaaatccATGATAGAACAGTTTGAGAATAGAATTAATCAATCAAATTTTACTAGCGTTTGGAAACTAAGTACCTCATCAAAAGATAAAAACCTACGACTGCTTTGGGAAGGTAAATTTAAAGGGTTTCTTCTCTCAGCAGGTACAGAATTCTGTAAGACTAATCCACGAAACGAAATTAATGAAGTTCCATCAACTGAAAATAAGTTAACATTTTATCCCAACAAATTTGGTATCCAATTACAATATTCTACTTAATTACTTAATTAATA includes:
- the FUN14 gene encoding Fun14p (weakly similar to uniprot|P18411 Saccharomyces cerevisiae YAL008W), which encodes MRPFTAPRTLLNIFKTTSSRGISTTFRPTSTRATLSAFQLRPTKVATGLTLAASIGIGTPWVCKTIYNDAIVEVNSPASLHKGQELGLPSREPETTRARSRFNGKLDYRQLCYGSILGVFLGVVVGKISSLLVFLGASAYLGLQFLQNRGVIDKGSTQRLLQGFTVKTSRESIDLNTLVWERPSFKVSFLLTFILAAVNI
- the RTS1 gene encoding protein phosphatase 2A regulatory subunit RTS1 (similar to uniprot|P38903 Saccharomyces cerevisiae YOR014W RTS1 B-type regulatory subunit of protein phosphatase 2A (PP2A)), with protein sequence MMRGFKQKLIRKATGGSSSTNNKKKDKEKESSTSGGVSRSGSTSSNSSSAQNTGIGGGSSNRSSLEKTRNPQGSSGSSSSSSKQHSSSSNSNKQKTSSSGSNGSSSRGSNNNSRNATPVSSSSRTSGGGSTTPGPGTTSRSDNGSSTPTLTVTRDGSRQQQPNASPQTNSANGSQPTFIGATAAVPPSSPTGGGGGGGGGSPPVFASPLQSSAASMTGSAKDLAGPQASPSSPTGIDIPRSSHSFERLPTPTKLNPDSELDLIKIPQRHSSSRFEPSRYTQLAKLPDFESVSPEETIPLFIAKVDQCNTMFDFNDPSFDIQGKEIKRTTLQELIEFIVTNRFTYTHEMYAHVVAMFKVNLFRPIPPPVNPIGDVYDPDEDEPVNELAWPHMQLVYEFFLRFVESPDFNHQIAKQYIDQDFIIKLLELFDSEDIRERDCLKTTLHRIYGKFLSLRSFIRRSINNIFLQFTYETERFNGVAELLEILGSIINGFALPLKEEHKIFLVRVLIPLHKVRCLSLYHPQLAYCIVQFLEKEPLLTEEVVMGLLRYWPKINSTKEIMFLNEIEDIFEVIEPLEFIKVEVPLFVQLAKCISSPHFQVAEKVLSYWNNEYFLNLCIENAEVILPIIFPALYELTSQLEIDTANEEDGTSDPYMLVEQAINSGSWNRAIHAMAFKALKIFLETNPVLYENCNSLYISSVKETQKRKQERQEEWHRLEEYVQKLRVSGNAPAKAPVGGVPFHSSTTTTTTTAAVPTAILSSNNSTISSHDEGLKVTNPSRTKDFETTAAGAQLQYNQQQR
- a CDS encoding uncharacterized protein (similar to uniprot|Q04170 Saccharomyces cerevisiae YDR391C Hypothetical ORF); translation: MSALTPPTHSIDLETGKHSRTVQPLDSLEELDQASKTLCRAFADSSANDYLLRKFFKLSLDEPMSRCRLNAMLTYLIAWYHDLGGEVVQAKDFDAVGVWSSPGRHLPHTYSDDPKFNEIFFERLDERKLEVLPAGMDYYYLFMIGKDPTQRNVRGSVRKILEDYKKRADEDNCACILEAINEHAKSVYEYFGYKVVQEFKFGEGEINEDGTLDPNGKGFTAYLMIYYKAPELLKIN
- a CDS encoding uncharacterized protein (similar to uniprot|P32837 Saccharomyces cerevisiae YDL210W UGA4 Permease that serves as a gamma-aminobutyrate (GABA) transport protein involved in the utilization of GABA as a nitrogen source catalyzes the transport of putrescine and delta-aminolevulinic acid (ALA) localized to the vacuolar membrane), which produces MSDSKSLRISPVPSLGKGDVQVYTSAGRIRSIRSRTGAGEVNYINAATSNDDNQLLAEIGYKPELERKFSTLQVFGIAFSIMGLLPSIASELDDGLAGGPVSTVWGWFIAGIFIFLVGVTMAENSSAIPTAGGLYFWTYHYAPEGYKAAISFVIGIGNSLALAAGVCSIDYGFAEEVLAAVVVSKDGNWDITQGKLYGVYAGCVILTIMVTCVASGWLAKMQSISIYSNLFIIVLFLIALPIGTKVNRGGFNDGSFIFGKFENLSDWSNGWQFFLAGFTPIVWTISSFDSCVHQAEEAKDASKAVPIGIMGSIFVCWILGWVINIVLMACIDKDMNRVMNSPYQLGMAQIIFDSLGKNWTIAFLALMAFCQFLMGASSMTAASRQIWAFARDDGMPLSNILKKVDSKFHVPFYASICSGLMSLVLGLLILIDDAAAEALFSLAIAGNYLAWVTPNFLRLTWGRDVFRPGPFYLGKFWSPVVNWTTVVFMAFIIIMVMFPTQKNGINKENMNYACVIGPGTWLLSLIYYWVYKKKEYHGPKSNLDDEEYADAVGPEVLDAILSTDYSTGYKAV
- the SPO7 gene encoding Nem1-Spo7 phosphatase regulatory subunit SPO7 (similar to uniprot|P18410 Saccharomyces cerevisiae YAL009W SPO7 Integral nuclear/ER membrane protein of unknown function required for normal nuclear envelope morphology and sporulation) yields the protein MENLQSKLDETEANLEVSKKSTSTARSSRLNVSGSSISSQAGSERKRSSSRTSSGKNVKSSSDITSASKIFRNLLILEDDLRHQAHRQKILKWEFTLFLSSLAGVAGFAFYELYFTHDAITGFHRFILQFLLLFIAITVALFHLGGEYKRTIVIPRRFFTSTNKGVRQFNVKLVKVHSTWNEQFTDYVRFVSRNVAFINIYMLTKTLRLSESNALVTFWRSVTIRSQPRIGAVDVKLVLNPRAFSAEVREGWEIYRDEFWAREGARRRKTRL
- the MDM10 gene encoding Mdm10p (similar to uniprot|P18409 Saccharomyces cerevisiae YAL010C MDM10 Subunit of the mitochondrial sorting and assembly machinery (SAM complex) has a role in assembly of the TOM complex which mediates protein import through the outer membrane required for normal mitochondrial morphology and inheritance), with translation MLDYMDYVQRQFEKSTDWNYDNSYANILASSRNILDFPVPNQFKFQLSNNSTPHTFNTMEVFSRKIFNGSMTYLYTDAENMDKLVHDSNSISLQDVTDTYRYVQPYYTHKPSSNGDNHVRSLYYGKMSYPSPNLEAMLIKRLNESTQLTLQCVSSFNGFNILTGYWQHDTGRNRHEVIMSTNDLLCGYRYLHNFLGTPSKLKTSLYNNFSLSLGGEVWLGIVTLSPGCSTTLRYCTHSPTTGRPQTLTLTWNPLFGHISSTYTAKTSSSSTFSTKYDFNLYSIESNLSFGCEFWRRGYQESSPQLQEQINGHASEPKDRIMYYHMMAPDSRNSISPRANSPQERQLLEDLTIAFSSSLKKIDKEKSMIEQFENRINQSNFTSVWKLSTSSKDKNLRLLWEGKFKGFLLSAGTEFCKTNPRNEINEVPSTENKLTFYPNKFGIQLQYST